GGCCGTTCGGCCATGTGCAGGGAATACGGAAAGTCTATCCATCTATGCGAGGGGGACGATTCATGAGCACAGCCTATCAAGAAGACATCAGCAGCAGCGTGCTGCGCCGCATGAAAGAAGGCGGTTTCGATTTTTCCCGATTCCATCCCATCGAGTTCTACGCCATTTTCCCGGACGAGGAGCGGGCGCGCAGGGCGGCAGGAAAATTTCGCGGTGAATCCATCAATGCCCAGGTCAGTGCGCGCGACGACGGCGCGTGGTCCCTGGAATTGAGCAAGGTGATGTACGCAACCTACGACGACATTGGCGATTTCGAACAGGGCTTTTCGGCGGTGGTCGAGCCCTTGGGCGGCATCATCGAAGGCTGGGGCGTGAAGCAGGAGGTGCGCAACCGCCATCGTTTGAACTGATAACCCTCGCAACACGTCGAGCAGCGGCTGACCTTCGGGTCGGCCGTTGTCGTTTCTGCACCCTGAACATCGCACGGCAAAACCCTGAAACAAGAATTCGAGGCAAAAAAAAAGCCACCTGAAGAGGTGGCTAAAAGGGAAGACCGGAAGGAGAGGAAACCGGTCAGGGTTACGGCCGGTAGGGCTGCCGGGGCAGCCCGGATCAGTGGTGCTGCGCACTTCGTCAGGGACGTTTCGCAGCGGATGTGCGGATTATCCGCAGCCGGCGCCGGGCAGTGAAATCAACTCTGACTATGCTGGTGATAGGCGACTGCACTGCGTCGCAATGAGGCGGGGGCGATCAGGTTGGGGCATTTGCCGCACAGGAATGGTGCGGTGGTTGTGGCGTGAATATCCAACCGATTGAAATCAAAGCGTTTATGCCGATGGCACGGGCCTTGCGAAGGCCTGTATGTCCGGGGTGACAAGGAGTACGGCATGATCCGCACCTATTTTGATGAAATGTACGATGCCGGCGGCCAGGTCCGCCCGCATTACCGGGAGTTTGCCCGCTGGCTGGCCGATACGCCTGACGAACTGCTGGCCCAGCGGCGACGCGAGGCCGATCTGCTGTTCCATCGTGCCGGGATCACTTTCACGCTCTACGGGGACGAGCAAGGGACAGAACGCCTGATTCCCTTCGACACCATTCCGCGCAGCATTCCCGCCAGCGAGTGGCGGATCGTCGAGCGCGGCTGCATCCAGCGGGTCAAGGCGTTGAACATGTTCCTCGCCGACCTTTACCACGAGCAGCGCATCATCAAGGCCGGGATCATTCCCGCCGAGCAGGTGCTGGCCAACGAGCAATACCAGTTGGCGATGCAAGGGCTGGATCTGCACCGCGATATCTATTCGCACATCTCCGGCGTCGACTTGGTGCGCGACGGCGACGGCACGTATTACGTGCTCGAGGACAACCTGCGCACGCCCAGCGGCGTGAGCTACATGCTCGAAGACCGCAAGATGATGATGCGCCTGTTCCCCGAGCTGTTCGCGGCCCAGCGCATTGCCCCGATCGACCATTACCCGAACCTGTTGCTCGACACCTTGAAAAGCTCAAGTCCCATCGACGACCCGAGTGTCGTGGTGTTGACACCGGGCCGGTTCAACAGCGCGTTTTTCGAGCATGCGTTTCTCGCCCGGGAAATGGGCGTGGAACTGGTGGAGGGCGCGGATCTGTTCGTGCGCGACGACAAGGTCTTCATGCGCACCACCGACGGCCCGAAAGCGGTGGACGTGATCTACCGCCGGCTCGACGACGCGTTTCTTGATCCATTGGCCTTCCGCCCGGATTCGATGCTCGGCGTGCCGGGGCTGCTGTCGTCCTATCGCTCCGGCAACGTGGTGCTGGCCAATGCGATCGGCACCGGCGTGGCGGATGACAAGTCGGTGTATCCGTTTGTCACCGAAATGATCCGTTTCTACCTCGACGAAGAGCCGATCCTGAAGAACGTGCCGACGTGGCAGTGCCGCAACCCGTCTGAACTTTCCCATGTACTGGCCAATCTTCCAGATCTGGTGGTCAAGGAAACCCAGGGCTCCGGCGGTTACGGAATGCTCGTGGGGCCGGCGGCGACGACGGCGGAAATCGATGCGTTCCGCGAGCGGATCAAGGCCAAGCCCCACGCGTACATCGCGCAACCGACGCTGTCGCTGTCGACCTGTCCGACCTTTGTCGAAAACGGCATTGCGCCGCGCCATATCGACCTGCGCCCGTTCGTATTGTCCGGCCGCGAAACCCGGGTCGTGCCCGGCGGTTTGACCCGTGTCGCCCTGCGTGAAGGCTCTCTGGTGGTGAACTCATCCCAGGGCGGCGGAACCAAGGACACCTGGGTGGTCGAGGATTGAAGGAAGCCTGCCATGTTAAGTAGAACTGCCTCGGATCTGTACTGGATGTCGCGTTACCTGGAGCGGGCGGAAAATCTCGCCCGCATGCTCGATGTCAGCTATTCGCTGTCGCTGATGCCGCAGGACGGCCGTGGCGACGGTTTGCACGAACTGGCGATGCCGCTGCTGATCACCGGCACGCTGGACGATTACCTGGAGCGTCACGGCGAGCTGCATGCCGAGCGATTGCTGCACTTCTTCGCGCTCGACGCGGCCAACCCGGCGAGCATCTACAGCTGCCTCGGCGCGGCGCGAGCCAGCGCCCACGCGGTGCGCGGTCGGATCACCGCCGACATGTGGGAGAACATCAACGCCACCTGGCTGGAGATCCGCGGGATCGCCAACCAGGGCCTCAGCCGCTATGGCATGAGCCGTTTCTGTGAGTGGATCAAGGAACGTTCGCACCTGTTCCGAGGGGCGTCCTACGGCACCATCATGCGCAACGACGCGTTTCGTTTCATTCGTCTGGGTACGTTTATCGAGCGGGCGGACAACACGCTGCGCCTGCTCGACGCCCGTTACGAAATGGCCGGCGATCAGGCCGAAGCGGTCAGTGACGGCACTGCGCACGCCTATTACCAATGGAGTGCCTTGTTGCGGGCCTTGTCATCGTTCGAGGCCTACACCGAAATCTATCGCGATGCACCCGGCGCCCGGCATGTCGCCGAACTGTTGCTGTTGCGCGCGGATGTGCCGCGCTCGCTGCGGGCCTGTACCGAAGAAATCGACCAGATTCTCGCGCAACTGCCGGGGGCCAACGGCCGTCCCGCGCAAAGGCTGGCGGCGGAAATGGACGCACGCCTGCGCTACACCGGCATCCACGAAATCCTCGAGGAAGGGCTGCACGCCTGGCTTACCGAGTTCATCCCGCTGGTGCGCCAGTTGGGCAACGCCATTCACAGTTCCTACCTGGAGGCCGCATGAGACTTTCCATCAGCCACGAGACCACCTATCACTACGAAGATCAGGTGCGGGCGAGCATCCAGTACCTGCGCCTGACACCCCACGACAGCGAGCGTCAGCACGTGCTGAGCTGGCAGCTCGACCTACCGCGTCCGGTACGCGCCCAGCTCGATCCGTTCGGCAACATCCTGCATGTGCTGACCATGGACGAGCCCCACGAAGCGATCATCATCGGTGCCCGTGGGCAGGTCGATATCGACGAGTTGCGTGAAGCGGAGCATGAGAGTCAGTCGGCGCTGCCGTTCCTGCGCTTCACCCGTTTGACCGAGGCGGACGAGGCGCTGCGGGCGTTTGCCGAGAAGTCCTGCAAGCAACGACGCGACCGCAATGCACTGATCGATCTGATGCATGGGCTGAATCAGCACATGACCTATAAGCCTGGTTCCACCGAAGTCGACACCAGCGCCGCCGAGGCGTTTGCCGGGCGGGCGGGTGTTTGCCAGGACCACGCCCACGCGTTTCTGGCCTGTGCGCGCAGCCTCGGTGTGCCGTCGCGGTATGTGTCGGGTTATCTGTACAGCGAGGATTGCGAGCATCTGGCCAGCCACGCCTGGGCCGAGGCCTGGATCGATGACGCCTGGTACAGCTTCGATGTGACCAATGAACTGGCGCGGCCGGAGCGACACCTGAAACTGGCGGTGGGGCTGGATTACCTTGACGCCTGCCCGGTGCGGGGCATGCGCCGGGGCGGCGGGTCAGAGCAGATGCACGCGAAAGTGCTGGTGTCGCCGACACCCGCGCCAATCATCTCGGTGCAACAGCAGTAAACGATGTTGTCGGTTTACTTGGCGGGCGCAACCTTGCGCCCGGCCATGTGCTGCAAATAACCCACCAGCTTCTGCAGATCCGCATCCGGTAATACTTCGGCGGAAAACCCTGGCATCTTCGCTTGCGGCCACTGGCGCAAACTCTGCGGATCGCGGATGTAGCGCTTGAGGAAGTCCGCGCCGAAATACTCGGTCGGGTTGTAAGGAATATTCAGGTCCGGCCCGAATTGCGCATCACCCGCACCATTCAGGCGATGACAGGCCAGACAGTTCTTCTGGAACAGCGCAAATCCCTGATTCACCGGGTCATCGGCCTTCAGCGCAGGATCCGGCAGCAGGGCAGGGAAGCGCTCGGCCACTGGCGCCATGCGTTTGATGCTCGCCACTTCGAACGGCCATTGTTCGGGGCTGATATGGTCGGCCTGCGGATTGGTCCACACCAGATAGAACGGCCCGGCGCTGTGTTTGCCCTCCGACAGCGGCGGCCATGGGTGAGTCGGGTCTTCGATGGCCAGCCAGGCGCGTGAACCTTGGGCGTTCAGCAATGGACCAGCTGACAGTTCGGCGGCAAAACCGTCCAGCGCTACGGCTTGCAGGTGATCTTCCGGTTTGATTCCGGTCAGCAATGCGGCCACGGGCACGGCGCGATAAGTCATGTCCTTCTTGTAGGACACGTCGTTCTTTATCGTGAGGGTTTGTACCTGAGGATGCTTGAGTAATTCCTCGGTCTGCCAGGTGCGACTGTTCGCGCCCAGTTCCAGATTCAGCTGTGCGGCAGACAGGGGCAAGCTCAGGAGCATGGCCCCGAACAGAATGAGCGTTTTCAAGTGATCGCCGTCCATGTCGTGGAAGTGCGCAAAGGTTGGCACAGCCACGCTGGCCCGGGTAGCGGGCCAGTCATATTTTCAGTGGCGATGAGCAAAACCTGCCGCTTGAATCAGCCGATGACCTTGGTCAGATTCGGCAAAATCAACAACAGCGTCGTGGCGAAAAGAATGAGCCCTGCTTGACGAACTTTCGGTTGTTTGAACATGGCTTGACCGCCTTTTTTGTTATTTCCTGATGCCTGCCTGCATATCCATGATGGCAAGCGCTGCACTTCCTGTTGAAGAACGCCTGCCTCGGCAAAACCCGACGACAACGACGTACATGTTCACCTTAGGGCCCGCGTCACGCTTGGCTTAGATCCATTTCATATGTATTTGCTACCAGGCGCGATTAAAAAGGCATGAGGCCCATTGCCAGCTTCTTTGCCGCCCTTTTGCTAGACAGCTCGCTGACCTGAACCGGTTAACCTGGCCGGGAATGACCGTCCGTCTGAGCGTGCGCGTCAACGTCATTGAGCGCTGTGGTCATTGAATCCGTGACCGTCCCGGCCAAGAGTGGAGGCACGAATTTCACTCACCGCACAGGTTCGAGAACGCCATGACCCAAGCTTTGATTTTCGACGCGTTACGCACGCCCCGTGGTCGGGGCAAGGCCGACGGTTCGCTGCACAGCGTCAAACCGGTGAACCTGGTGGCCGGCCTGCTGAACGCTTTGCAGGCGCGCACGGCGCTGGACACCAGCCAGGTCGATGACGTCGTGCTGGGTTGCGTCACACCGATTGGTGATCAGGGCTCTGACATCGCCAAGACCGCCGTGCAGGTGGCCGATTGGGACGTTAGTGTTGCCGGCGTGCAAATCAACCGGTTCTGCGCCTCGGGGCTGGAAGCGGTGAACCTGGGGGCGATGAAAGTGCGCTCCGGGTACGAAGACCTGGTGGTGGTCGGCGGCGTCGAATCCATGTCCCGCGTGCCGATGGGCAGCGACGGTGGTGCCTGGGCGCTGGACCCGCAGACCAACCTGCACAGCCATTTCACCCCTCAAGGCGTCGGCGCCGACCTGATCGCCACCCTTGAAGGCTTCAGCCGTCAGGACGTTGATGCCTACGCGCTGCACTCGCAACAGAAAGCCGCCCGGGCTCGGGCCGACGGTTCATTCAACAAGTCTTTGGTGCCGGTGCAGGACCAGAACGGCATCATTCTGCTCGATCACGATGAATTCATTCGTGCCGAATCGACCCTCGAAGGCTTGGGCAAGCTCAAGCCGAGTTTTGAAATGATCGGCCAGATGGGCTTCGATGCCACGGCGTTGCGGGTCTACAGCCATGTCGAGCGCATCAACCATGTGCACACGCCGGGCAACAGCTCGGGAATCGTTGATGGCGCGGCGCTGATGCTGATCGGCTCCGAGGCCAAGGGCCGGGCGCTGGGGCTGCAACCCCGGGCGCGGATTGTCGCCACGGCGGTCACCAGCACCGACCCGACCATCATGCTCACCGGCCCGGCGCCGGCCACCCGCAAGGCACTGGCCAAGGCCGGGCTGCGGGTCGAAGACATCGATCTGTTTGAGGTCAACGAGGCGTTCGCCTCAGTGGTGCTGAAATTCATCAAGGACATGGCCGTCGACCCGGACAAGGTCAACGTCAATGGCGGCTCGATTGCGATGGGCCATCCACTGGGCGCTACCGGTTGCGCAATTCTCGGCACCTTGCTCGATGAACTGGAAGCCCGGCGCCTGCGCTACGGCCTCGCGACGCTGTGCGTCGGCGGCGGCATGGGCATCGCCACCATCATCGAACGCCTCTGACCTCAAGGAACCTTGTCATGACCCAAGCCATTCGTTACGAAAAAGGTCAGGACGGCATCGTCCTCCTGACCATCGACATGCCGGGCCAGAGCGCCAACACCATGAATGCGGTGTACCGCGAAGCCATGGCCGAAAGCGTCGCCCGATTGCAGGCGGAAAAAGATGACATCGCCGGGGTGATCATCACTTCGGCCAAAAAAACCTTCTTCGCCGGCGGCGACCTGAATGAACTGATCAAGGTCGGCAAGCCCGAAGCCAAGGCTTTCTACGACATGGTACTGACCCTCAAGGGCCAATTGCGCACCCTGGAAACCCTCGGCAAACCGGTGGTCGCGGCGATCAACGGCGCGGCGCTCGGCGGTGGCTGGGAAATCTGCCTCGCCTGCCACTACCGCGTGGCGCTGCACGATGCTTCGGTGCAACTCGGCCTGCCGGAAGTGACCCTCGGTCTGTTGCCGGGCGGCGGCGGAGTGGTGCGCATGGTGCGCATGCTCGGCATCGAAAAAGCCCTGCCGTATCTGCTCGAAGGCAAGAAAGTCCGCCCGCAACAGGCGTTGCAGGCGGGTTTGATCGATGAGCTGGCGGCGGATCGTGATGAACTGCTGGCCAAGGCCCGTGCCTGGATTCTGGCCAATCCCGCGGCCGTGCAGCGTTGGGATGTGAAGGGCTATCAGATTCCCGGCGGCACACCGTCTAACCCGAAAGTCGCGCAGATGCTGGCCATTGCACCGTCGATCCTGCGCAGTAAAACCCAGGGCACGTTGCCGGCGCCGGAGAAGATCCTCTGCGCGGCGGTGGAAGGCGCGCAGGTGGATTTCGACACGGCGCACCTGATCGAAACTCGCTACTTCACCGAATTGACCACCGGCCAGATCTCGAAAAACCTGATCGGCACCTTCTGGTTCCAGCTCAATGAAATCAATGCCGGCGGCTCGCGGCCGCAGGGTTTTGCACCTTACGTGACGAAGCGCGTGGGCGTCCTCGGCGCGGGCATGATGGGGGCCGGTATTGCCTATGTCAGCGCCTCGGCCGGTATCGACGTGGTGCTCAAGGACATCAACCTTGCCGCTGCGGAAAAGGGCAAGGCGCATTCGGCGGCACTGCTGGACAAGAAAGTTGCTCGCGGGCAGATGTCCTCGGAGCAGCGTGAAGCGGTGCTGGCGCGTATCCAGCCGACCGAAAGCGATGCCGATCTGGCGGGTTGCGATTTGATCATCGAAGCGGTGTTCGAGGATCGTCAGCTCAAGGCCAAAGTCTCGGCAGCTGCGCAGCAGATGGTCGGTGCCGACGCGGTGATTGCCTCCAATACTTCGACCTTGCCCATCACCGGCCTGGCAGCTGCGGTGCCGGATCAGAGCAAGTTCATCGGCCTGCACTTCTTCAGCCCGGTGGAAAAGATGCCGCTGGTGGAGATCATCAAAGGCGCGAAAACCAGCGACGAAACCCTCGCACGCGGGTTCGATTTCGTCCTGCAAATCAAGAAAACCCCGATTGTGGTCAACGACAGTCGTGGCTTCTTTACCTCGCGAGTGTTCGGCACCTTCACCAATGAAGGCATTGCCATGCTCGGCGAGGGCGTCAGTGCGCCGATGATCGAGACCGAAGCGCGCAAGGCCGGCATGCCCATTGGGCCGTTGGCAATCTCTGACGAAGTTTCCCTCAGCCTGATGAGCCATATCCGTCAGCAAACGGCCAAAGACCTGCAAGCGGAAGGGAAAGCGCTGATTGAGCACCCGGCGTTCGCCGTGATTGACTTGCTGCTCAACGAATACAAGCGGCCGGGCAAGGCAGCGGGAGGCGGTTTTTATGAGTACCCGGCGGGCGGCCAGAAACACCTGTGGTCCGAGCTGAAAACCCGTTTCGAGAAAGCTGACGGGCAGATTTCGCCGAAGGATGTGCGTGACCGGTTGCTGTTCGTGCAGGCGATCGAAACCGTGCGCTGTGTGGAGGAGGGCGTACTGACCTCGACGGCGGACGCCAACGTCGGCTCAATCTTCGGCATCGGTTTCGCGGCATGGACGGGCGGGGCGTTGCAGTTCATCAATCAATATGGTGTTAAGGACTTTGTCGCCCGGGCCCAGTACCTGGCGGAACAGTACGGTGAGCGTTTCGCACCGCCTGCGCTGCTGTTGGAAAAAGCCGCGAAGGGCGAGTTGTTTTAACGGGGTGGGGACGCATTTCGGGGCTTGCCTTGCCGGGTGGTTTCAAGGCAGGCTCTGGGGTGTGCATTATTCCCATCACGTGTCAGGTATTTTTTATGTCGCTACGCATCTGCATTCTGGAAACCGACATCCTGCGTCCGGAACTGGTCGATCAATATCAGGGTTACGGGCAGATGTTCCAGCGCCTGTTCTCGCAACAACCGATCGCCGCCGAGTTCACGGTGTACAACGTGATGCAGGGCGATTATCCGAGTGATGACCTGACGTTCGACGCGTACCTGGTCACCGGCAGCAAGGCCGACTCGTTCGGTACCGACCCATGGATTCAGACCCTCAAGCAATACCTGCTGACCCGCTATGAGCGCGGCGACAAACTGCTCGGCGTGTGCTTCGGCCATCAACTGCTGGCGCTGCTGCTGGGTGGCAAGAGCGAGCGGGCGACCCAGGGTTGGGGCGTTGGCATTCACAACTACAAACTGGCGGCCAAGGCACCCTGGATGAACCCGGTGCGCGAAGAACTGACGCTGCTGATCAGTCACCAGGATCAGGTCACGGCACTGCCGGAAAACGCCACAGTGATTGCTTCCAGCGATTTTTGCCCGTTCGCCGCTTACCACATCAACGATCAGGTGCTGTGCTTCCAGGGGCATCCGGAATTCATTCACGATTACTCGCGGGCGCTGCTGGATCTGCGTCAGGAAGCGTTGGGTGAGCAGATCTACAGCAAGGGCGTGGCCAGCCTTGAGCACCAGCACCACGGCGCCACGGTGGCGGAATGGATGATGCGCTTCGTGGCGCACAAGCCGACCGCCGCTTGACCCCAAATGCCCCCGTGTCGTACACGGGGGCGTTTTTTTAACTCACAGCCAGCCCGATTTCTTGAAGCTCGCCCACAGCCCCACGCAGCCCACCGTGATAAAGCTCAGCACGGCGAAATAGCCGTAGTGCCAGCTCAGCTCCGGCATGTTCTGGAAGTTCATCCCGTAAATCCCGGCTACCGCCGTCGGGAACGCCAGAATCGCTGCCCATGCTGCAAACTTGCGCTGCACCACGCTTTGGCGTGACGCCTCCAGCAACACACCGATTTCGATGGTCTGGCTCGCAATGTCGGCCAGGGTGGTCAGGTCTTCCATCTGCCGCGTGACGTGAATCTGCACATCGCGGAAGTAAGGGCGCATGTTCTTGTCGATGAAGGGGAAGCTCAGCTTCTGCAACTCTTCGCCGATCTCCACCATCGGCGCCGCGTATCGACGCAAGCGCAGCACGTCGCGGCGCAGGCCATGAAGCTTCTGGATGTCGTGCTCGTTCAGCGCGCTGCACAACACGTTGCGTTCCAGTTCATCGATCTCGGCGTGGATCGCTTCACCCACTGGCTGATAGTTTTCGATGACGAAATCCAGCAGCGCATACAGTACGAAATCTTCCCCGTGTTCCAGCAGCAACGGCCGTGCCTCACAGCGCTGACGGACATGGGCGTAGGACGCCGAATGGCCATTGCGGGCAGTGATGATGTAGCCCTTGCCGGCGAAAATGTGGGTTTCGATGAACTGCAGGACGCCGTGTTCGCGCACCGGCGAGTAGGTGACGATGAACAGGGCGTCACCGAAGGTTTCCAGTTTCGGACGGCTGTGTTTTTCCAGGGCGTCCTCGATGGCCAATTCGTGCAGGTTGAACTGGCGTTGCAGGTTGGACAGCTCCTGGGCGTTCGGTTCTTCGAGGCCGATCCAGACGAAGTGCCCGGTCTTGGCGGCCCAGGCGGCGCCTTCATCGAGGGAAATATTGGTGACTTTCTTACCGGCGCTGTAAACCGCAGCAGCAACAACTCGACCCATGGTGGTGGTTCACTTCTTATTGGCAGATGGCAGGGGAGACATGGCTTCAGCTTAGCCGTGTCGCTGCTTGAGAGTCAGTGAAATCTGTACAGTTCACCGGGCAAAAGAAAACCCGCACTGGGCGGGTTTCTTTTTCACGCGGCTTGTAGTTGCCGATCCATCGCATCGATGCACTCGCGCATCTGTTCGCGACACTGGCTGATGAGCATGGGCATGTCGTCCATGGTCAGGCCGGCGGTAGGAATTGCCGGCAGCGAGCGTATGAGAACTTTTCCGCTGCGCCAGCGGTTCAGGCGCATGTGCTTGATGTAGCTGCTGACGCACACCGGAACGATCGGCACACCGGCGGCGATGGCCATCTGGAACGCGCCTTTCTTGAACGGCAGCAGATCTTCACCCAGGTTGCGCGTGCCTTCCGGGAATACCCAGATCGAGGTGTCTTTGTGCTGCAAGGTGTCGGTGGTCGTCAGCATCGACTGGCGTGCCTTGTGCGCGTTGCCACGATCGATCAACACATTGCCCGCCAGCCAGAACAATTGCCCGAACAACGGCACCCATTTCAGACTCTTTTTGCCAATGCACACGGTCCGACGTGGCACCACATTGCCGAACACGAACAGGTCGTAGTTGGACTGATGGTTGGCGATGATTACGCAGCTATCAGGCTTGTTCATCAGCTGACCGACGTCGGCCTTCACTCGCAGGCGCAGGATGCACATGGCCGGCAGCGCGTACAGTCGAGCGCACAGACGACTGTTGTCCGGATTGAATGGCCGACACAGCCCGAGGATCACCCCGAGCACGCCCGCCAGAATAAAGTGCAGGCCCATCAATAACATACGAAACACAAACAGCATTTTCAGGCCCCACCGGGACAAAAGGTGGCGCAGTGTACGGATGTGCACTGTTTTCGGCAATTGCCGCTATAGAGTCAGGAGATGGGCGATGTTTAAGCGCATGTTTCCGACTTGTCGGTCAGAGGCGTCCTAGAGCTGCTGTGGAGATTTAAACCATGCACGTAAGAAAAAGCCCGACACGACGGTCGGGCTTTTCTATACAGGAGCGAAGCGGGTTCAGCCCAGGTGTTCCTGATCCTGAATGATCGCGTTGTCCAGGGTTTCCAGCAGCGCCTTGCGTACCTTGAGCTTGGTGTTCTTGTGCGCGGTCATGTTGATCTTCTTCAACTGACGCGCAGCGGCGAGGGCGGCACCTTGCAGCTCTTCGGCCGAAACCACCTTGTCGAGGAAGCCGGCATCCACTGCGCTTTGGGGATCGAACATCTCGCCGTTGATTACCGAGCGATGGAAGGCCGAGCGGCGCAGGCGATCACGGGCCAGCTCGATGCCGGCGTGGTGCATGGTCATGCCGATCTGCACTTCGTTCAGACCAATGCTGAACGGACCGTCGACACCGATGCGGTAATCGGCGGACAACAGAATGAACGCGCCTTTGGCCACGGCATGACCCGGGCAGGCAACGATCACTGGGAATGGGTGCGACAGCAGACGACGGGCGAGGGTAGAACCGGCGGTCACCAGCGACACGGCTTCTTTAGGGCCGGCAGTCATTACCTTCAAATCGTAGCCGCCAGAGAGAATGCCCGGCTGGCCAGTAATGATCACAATGGCGCGATCCGCCACCGCCTGATCCAGCGCCGCGTTGAAGGCCGCGATCACGTCCGGGGAAATGGCGTTGACCTTGCCGTTGCTCAGGGTCAGGGTCGCGATACCGTCTTCGAGGTGGTAGGCAATCAGGTCGCTCATGGCGCAATTCCTTATAAGAAAGATGGGCAGACGTTACCCACCGTCGCCGGTCAGGTAAAGCACTGTGACTGACCCACCGGTCACCCTTGACCGGCTGACGCGCCGCAACGTGCCCACGGCAA
The sequence above is a segment of the Pseudomonas sp. HS6 genome. Coding sequences within it:
- a CDS encoding ribonuclease E inhibitor RraB: MSTAYQEDISSSVLRRMKEGGFDFSRFHPIEFYAIFPDEERARRAAGKFRGESINAQVSARDDGAWSLELSKVMYATYDDIGDFEQGFSAVVEPLGGIIEGWGVKQEVRNRHRLN
- a CDS encoding circularly permuted type 2 ATP-grasp protein, whose product is MIRTYFDEMYDAGGQVRPHYREFARWLADTPDELLAQRRREADLLFHRAGITFTLYGDEQGTERLIPFDTIPRSIPASEWRIVERGCIQRVKALNMFLADLYHEQRIIKAGIIPAEQVLANEQYQLAMQGLDLHRDIYSHISGVDLVRDGDGTYYVLEDNLRTPSGVSYMLEDRKMMMRLFPELFAAQRIAPIDHYPNLLLDTLKSSSPIDDPSVVVLTPGRFNSAFFEHAFLAREMGVELVEGADLFVRDDKVFMRTTDGPKAVDVIYRRLDDAFLDPLAFRPDSMLGVPGLLSSYRSGNVVLANAIGTGVADDKSVYPFVTEMIRFYLDEEPILKNVPTWQCRNPSELSHVLANLPDLVVKETQGSGGYGMLVGPAATTAEIDAFRERIKAKPHAYIAQPTLSLSTCPTFVENGIAPRHIDLRPFVLSGRETRVVPGGLTRVALREGSLVVNSSQGGGTKDTWVVED
- a CDS encoding alpha-E domain-containing protein, with the protein product MLSRTASDLYWMSRYLERAENLARMLDVSYSLSLMPQDGRGDGLHELAMPLLITGTLDDYLERHGELHAERLLHFFALDAANPASIYSCLGAARASAHAVRGRITADMWENINATWLEIRGIANQGLSRYGMSRFCEWIKERSHLFRGASYGTIMRNDAFRFIRLGTFIERADNTLRLLDARYEMAGDQAEAVSDGTAHAYYQWSALLRALSSFEAYTEIYRDAPGARHVAELLLLRADVPRSLRACTEEIDQILAQLPGANGRPAQRLAAEMDARLRYTGIHEILEEGLHAWLTEFIPLVRQLGNAIHSSYLEAA
- a CDS encoding transglutaminase family protein, whose product is MRLSISHETTYHYEDQVRASIQYLRLTPHDSERQHVLSWQLDLPRPVRAQLDPFGNILHVLTMDEPHEAIIIGARGQVDIDELREAEHESQSALPFLRFTRLTEADEALRAFAEKSCKQRRDRNALIDLMHGLNQHMTYKPGSTEVDTSAAEAFAGRAGVCQDHAHAFLACARSLGVPSRYVSGYLYSEDCEHLASHAWAEAWIDDAWYSFDVTNELARPERHLKLAVGLDYLDACPVRGMRRGGGSEQMHAKVLVSPTPAPIISVQQQ
- a CDS encoding cytochrome c is translated as MDGDHLKTLILFGAMLLSLPLSAAQLNLELGANSRTWQTEELLKHPQVQTLTIKNDVSYKKDMTYRAVPVAALLTGIKPEDHLQAVALDGFAAELSAGPLLNAQGSRAWLAIEDPTHPWPPLSEGKHSAGPFYLVWTNPQADHISPEQWPFEVASIKRMAPVAERFPALLPDPALKADDPVNQGFALFQKNCLACHRLNGAGDAQFGPDLNIPYNPTEYFGADFLKRYIRDPQSLRQWPQAKMPGFSAEVLPDADLQKLVGYLQHMAGRKVAPAK
- a CDS encoding acetyl-CoA C-acetyltransferase, giving the protein MTQALIFDALRTPRGRGKADGSLHSVKPVNLVAGLLNALQARTALDTSQVDDVVLGCVTPIGDQGSDIAKTAVQVADWDVSVAGVQINRFCASGLEAVNLGAMKVRSGYEDLVVVGGVESMSRVPMGSDGGAWALDPQTNLHSHFTPQGVGADLIATLEGFSRQDVDAYALHSQQKAARARADGSFNKSLVPVQDQNGIILLDHDEFIRAESTLEGLGKLKPSFEMIGQMGFDATALRVYSHVERINHVHTPGNSSGIVDGAALMLIGSEAKGRALGLQPRARIVATAVTSTDPTIMLTGPAPATRKALAKAGLRVEDIDLFEVNEAFASVVLKFIKDMAVDPDKVNVNGGSIAMGHPLGATGCAILGTLLDELEARRLRYGLATLCVGGGMGIATIIERL
- a CDS encoding 3-hydroxyacyl-CoA dehydrogenase NAD-binding domain-containing protein, with amino-acid sequence MTQAIRYEKGQDGIVLLTIDMPGQSANTMNAVYREAMAESVARLQAEKDDIAGVIITSAKKTFFAGGDLNELIKVGKPEAKAFYDMVLTLKGQLRTLETLGKPVVAAINGAALGGGWEICLACHYRVALHDASVQLGLPEVTLGLLPGGGGVVRMVRMLGIEKALPYLLEGKKVRPQQALQAGLIDELAADRDELLAKARAWILANPAAVQRWDVKGYQIPGGTPSNPKVAQMLAIAPSILRSKTQGTLPAPEKILCAAVEGAQVDFDTAHLIETRYFTELTTGQISKNLIGTFWFQLNEINAGGSRPQGFAPYVTKRVGVLGAGMMGAGIAYVSASAGIDVVLKDINLAAAEKGKAHSAALLDKKVARGQMSSEQREAVLARIQPTESDADLAGCDLIIEAVFEDRQLKAKVSAAAQQMVGADAVIASNTSTLPITGLAAAVPDQSKFIGLHFFSPVEKMPLVEIIKGAKTSDETLARGFDFVLQIKKTPIVVNDSRGFFTSRVFGTFTNEGIAMLGEGVSAPMIETEARKAGMPIGPLAISDEVSLSLMSHIRQQTAKDLQAEGKALIEHPAFAVIDLLLNEYKRPGKAAGGGFYEYPAGGQKHLWSELKTRFEKADGQISPKDVRDRLLFVQAIETVRCVEEGVLTSTADANVGSIFGIGFAAWTGGALQFINQYGVKDFVARAQYLAEQYGERFAPPALLLEKAAKGELF
- a CDS encoding amidotransferase, producing the protein MSLRICILETDILRPELVDQYQGYGQMFQRLFSQQPIAAEFTVYNVMQGDYPSDDLTFDAYLVTGSKADSFGTDPWIQTLKQYLLTRYERGDKLLGVCFGHQLLALLLGGKSERATQGWGVGIHNYKLAAKAPWMNPVREELTLLISHQDQVTALPENATVIASSDFCPFAAYHINDQVLCFQGHPEFIHDYSRALLDLRQEALGEQIYSKGVASLEHQHHGATVAEWMMRFVAHKPTAA